A stretch of the Sphingobacterium thalpophilum genome encodes the following:
- a CDS encoding ABC transporter permease — protein sequence MKNPTVSSGSLFSGSLNANVTSGRTEKGSPLMVLLNKEAASQIRSWRFVTLIILILLTFGASLYISSSGLKDAVNNVQDPDKSFLYLKLLTLTDNSIPPFHVFLNFLAPLLGIALGFDAINAEYNNGTLTRLMAQPLYRDNLLFAKFLAPLIVVGTLFVALVLLMIGGGLLGTGVRIEPQELLRILGFTFISIIYVAFWLSLSILLSISFRQPATSALTAIGIWLFFTVFFPILVNLAIRPFLPNPNYISEQEYLSYNELILNILRLSPSQLYTDASTTLLMPSVRSLGPIAMEQMVGAIPAPLSVRESILMVWPQISGLTAATVVCFAWSYYLFMRREIRC from the coding sequence ATGAAAAATCCAACCGTTTCTTCGGGAAGTCTCTTTTCGGGAAGTTTAAACGCTAATGTGACTTCGGGAAGAACAGAAAAAGGCAGCCCTTTGATGGTATTGTTAAACAAGGAAGCTGCATCTCAGATCAGGAGTTGGCGGTTTGTCACCTTAATCATATTGATTCTATTGACATTTGGGGCCTCACTCTATATTTCCTCTTCCGGACTAAAAGATGCTGTCAATAATGTACAGGATCCAGATAAATCATTCTTATACCTCAAATTGTTGACGCTCACTGACAATTCGATACCTCCGTTTCATGTGTTTTTGAATTTCCTGGCGCCTTTGCTCGGCATTGCACTGGGTTTTGACGCGATCAATGCTGAGTATAATAATGGAACACTTACCCGGCTGATGGCACAACCGCTATATAGGGATAATCTGCTGTTTGCCAAATTTTTGGCGCCGCTCATTGTCGTAGGTACATTGTTTGTTGCTTTGGTATTACTTATGATCGGTGGTGGATTATTGGGAACTGGTGTACGTATAGAACCACAAGAATTGCTGCGGATACTGGGTTTCACATTCATTAGTATCATCTACGTGGCATTTTGGCTCAGCCTTTCCATTTTATTATCGATCTCTTTTCGTCAGCCAGCTACCTCGGCACTGACAGCCATCGGGATCTGGCTTTTTTTCACCGTATTCTTTCCTATTTTGGTTAATCTGGCGATACGTCCGTTTTTGCCGAATCCAAACTATATCTCAGAACAAGAGTACTTAAGTTATAATGAGCTTATATTGAATATATTGAGATTGTCGCCAAGCCAACTTTACACAGATGCGTCGACAACCCTGTTGATGCCGTCTGTCCGAAGCCTTGGCCCAATCGCAATGGAACAGATGGTAGGCGCCATCCCAGCTCCACTTTCGGTGAGAGAGAGTATTCTTATGGTTTGGCCACAGATAAGTGGTCTTACCGCGGCGACAGTGGTTTGCTTTGCATGGTCTTATTATCTGTTTATGAGACGTGAGATTCGCTGTTAG
- a CDS encoding CinA family protein, which yields MAKIEFSERLLKEIKNGLCQSHTRLAVAESVTAGFLQLACSQMENATAVFAGGITTYAMDEKIRILQVDAEGAKRCNCVSASITDQMAVAVAALFHADWGIATTGYATVVPESRGELFAFISVVHQGKLVDRKKIELQLPMDAVDAQYAYTIAALENMADALKNR from the coding sequence ATGGCTAAAATAGAATTTTCCGAACGATTGCTGAAGGAGATTAAAAACGGTCTTTGCCAATCTCATACACGGTTGGCGGTAGCAGAAAGTGTGACAGCAGGCTTTTTGCAGTTGGCATGCTCACAGATGGAAAATGCAACTGCAGTGTTTGCCGGTGGCATAACTACTTACGCGATGGACGAAAAAATACGGATCTTACAAGTTGATGCGGAAGGAGCCAAGCGCTGCAATTGTGTATCAGCCTCCATTACTGATCAGATGGCTGTTGCAGTAGCGGCGTTGTTCCATGCGGATTGGGGAATAGCGACAACGGGTTATGCCACAGTGGTGCCCGAGTCGCGGGGTGAACTATTTGCGTTTATTTCGGTCGTACATCAGGGAAAGCTTGTCGATCGAAAAAAGATCGAACTACAGCTACCTATGGACGCTGTAGATGCCCAATACGCGTATACTATTGCAGCATTGGAGAACATGGCTGATGCGCTTAAAAACAGATAG
- a CDS encoding lmo0937 family membrane protein, giving the protein MGNLLYIIAVILVIIWAISFFGGYATGNIIHVLLVIAIIVVLLRVIRGAA; this is encoded by the coding sequence ATGGGAAATTTATTATACATCATTGCCGTCATTTTAGTCATTATATGGGCAATCAGTTTTTTCGGAGGTTATGCAACGGGGAATATTATACACGTGTTGCTGGTTATTGCAATCATCGTTGTCTTGTTGCGCGTTATACGGGGGGCTGCATAA
- a CDS encoding DUF2891 domain-containing protein translates to MKKIVGLFCSTFLAVACQNSSKVNVRTSREEAPLQLDSAQARQLLALPLHCIEVEYPNKLGQVLGSGEDLKGPRALHPIFYGCFDWHSSVHGYWSIIRILKQFPDLDKAGSIRKQLNQIITDEHVAAELAFFQTKNNRNFERTYGWAWLLQLQKELLTWKDSDAQRWAGALSPLAKHIVKAYQDYLPKLVYPIRTGYHDNTAFGLSLALDYARATNNTVFEKSLMTNATRLYDHDKNCNISFEPSGSDFLSPCLEEALCMSTVMRQEEYRKWLREFLPELFEPEFNLEPGIVKDRSDGHLVHLDGLNFSRATCLNGIAKALPELNHLHALANKHLNYSLPNITTQDDYMGSHWLGTFALYALSHNESINEVR, encoded by the coding sequence ATGAAAAAAATAGTAGGATTATTTTGCAGTACATTTTTGGCTGTCGCATGCCAGAATAGTTCCAAGGTTAACGTGCGTACAAGTAGAGAGGAGGCTCCTTTGCAACTTGATAGCGCACAGGCGAGGCAGCTACTCGCCCTGCCATTGCACTGCATCGAAGTCGAGTATCCCAACAAGCTAGGCCAAGTATTGGGGAGCGGAGAAGACTTGAAAGGCCCGCGTGCGCTGCACCCCATTTTCTATGGTTGTTTTGATTGGCATTCTTCCGTTCACGGCTACTGGTCTATCATCCGTATTCTAAAACAGTTTCCTGATCTGGATAAGGCTGGAAGCATACGGAAACAGCTGAATCAGATCATCACCGACGAACATGTAGCTGCCGAACTGGCGTTTTTCCAAACTAAAAATAATAGAAACTTTGAGCGTACCTACGGCTGGGCATGGCTACTGCAACTACAGAAGGAACTGCTGACTTGGAAAGATAGCGACGCCCAGCGTTGGGCAGGCGCTTTGTCGCCATTGGCGAAGCATATTGTAAAAGCTTATCAAGATTACTTACCCAAGCTGGTCTATCCGATCCGTACCGGTTACCATGATAATACGGCGTTTGGACTATCGCTAGCACTGGATTATGCACGGGCGACGAACAATACGGTTTTTGAAAAGTCTTTAATGACCAATGCGACAAGGTTGTACGACCATGATAAAAATTGTAATATCAGCTTCGAGCCCAGTGGAAGTGATTTCCTTTCGCCCTGCCTTGAGGAAGCGCTATGCATGAGCACGGTCATGCGTCAGGAGGAATACCGCAAGTGGCTGCGAGAATTTCTTCCTGAACTGTTCGAGCCAGAATTTAATCTGGAACCGGGGATTGTGAAAGATCGCAGTGATGGACATTTGGTACATCTCGATGGGTTGAATTTTAGCCGCGCGACCTGTTTAAACGGCATAGCCAAGGCCCTCCCAGAACTAAATCATCTGCACGCTCTGGCCAATAAACATCTAAACTATTCATTGCCCAATATCACTACGCAGGATGATTATATGGGATCGCACTGGCTGGGGACTTTTGCGCTCTATGCGTTATCGCACAATGAATCAATCAACGAAGTGCGTTAG
- a CDS encoding SIR2 family NAD-dependent protein deacylase, with protein sequence MKNIVVLTGAGISAESGIPTFRDANGLWEGHDVMEVASIEGWTKNPVLVQEFYNLRRKVALAARPNVAHLALQRLESAYNVTIITQNVDLLHEQAGSTAIIHLHGRLDQSRSSIDERLVYPVEGTEIKMGDLCEKGSQLRPNIVWFGEAVPEIERAIAHVEAADILLIIGTSLQVYPAAGLKEFASSQCRIYVIDKHIPYGVSGTKIQCFEESASIAVPGLVQQLLDESDYRE encoded by the coding sequence ATGAAGAATATTGTTGTACTCACTGGAGCAGGTATCTCCGCTGAAAGTGGCATCCCCACGTTTCGGGACGCCAATGGTCTGTGGGAGGGACACGACGTGATGGAGGTGGCATCCATTGAAGGCTGGACTAAAAATCCGGTTTTGGTGCAGGAATTCTATAATTTAAGACGGAAGGTGGCGCTGGCGGCTAGACCAAATGTAGCCCATCTGGCATTGCAGCGCCTCGAGTCCGCATATAATGTCACCATTATAACGCAAAATGTGGATCTACTACACGAACAGGCAGGCTCAACCGCAATCATTCATTTGCATGGACGATTGGATCAATCGAGATCGTCAATAGATGAACGGTTGGTATATCCTGTCGAAGGAACCGAAATCAAAATGGGAGATCTTTGTGAAAAGGGAAGCCAGTTGCGTCCCAATATTGTCTGGTTTGGAGAGGCGGTTCCGGAGATCGAACGCGCGATCGCGCATGTTGAAGCAGCAGACATATTGTTGATTATTGGGACTTCCTTGCAAGTTTATCCGGCCGCGGGACTAAAGGAATTTGCTTCGTCGCAGTGTAGGATCTATGTGATCGATAAGCACATTCCATATGGGGTATCGGGAACTAAAATTCAGTGTTTTGAGGAAAGTGCAAGTATAGCCGTTCCTGGTCTCGTTCAGCAGTTACTTGACGAGTCTGATTACCGTGAATAA